One part of the Amphiprion ocellaris isolate individual 3 ecotype Okinawa chromosome 24, ASM2253959v1, whole genome shotgun sequence genome encodes these proteins:
- the dusp27 gene encoding serine/threonine/tyrosine-interacting-like protein 2, whose amino-acid sequence MYRNLISKHDSSSSCSTRVKVLSYLCVVSGVWGRTALTLGGLSVPPATSEERTHFSLSIRKRGGILVAMASANESGELGDQTVPDEGEEEERSVRGVQAHYLRCPSPSFSMASESRFSMISGSDAASIFMEPIHLSSAIAAKKIINEELPPRGVYTESIPESMLETAEQLMVEDLYNRVRDMIDDRSPYNTPCVLDIQRAMVQDRLEAPVNPVDEVWPNIYIAEKSVAVNKARLKRMGITHILNTAHGTGVYTSQSFYAGMNIQYLGIEVDDFPDADISTHFRPTAEFLDEALLTHKGKVLVVSMMGVSRSAVLVASYLMIFQHMSIMEALTSMRKKRPINPNEGFLKQLRELNENLMEERDDDDETLSQCSVIDARTRARIFGEGGDYDDDDDDDDDTDTDKEEEQSMIEVKANSIMMEEEEDGESVMSSVASSAAAALRNGLMGIQNGSDTRTGQEELVLPEDGREDSDDDDGLDSMIREWQRRNEKYQNDEWWEAQLNSDVEDGESVIGRRPKKTKDVDADMESVTSEDVRAVKEHLKRRNRRPPSDAMSTSSCTSYSDLWRQRLREIEEQAAARYRKKEDDEGSESTATEGEPGKKKIDDEVDSIISDSSSMYNFCQKNKEKMTPLERWRIKRIQFGWNKKDREDGEKSSVADGEKGDGEGDAKTPSFEDVNLTAYQAWKLRQQKRLGEENMDEILEMSRGEDSATVKRRQRREEILERAKKTLEESQSVCGWEAESCISGGTIPLSAFWAGAGVTGPPSVANDDNMSMLSGRSSVISSVSQPRSTRSSQSVGPMNPVPPVPPILPVSTVQGPVGEPMVNLSSIQNWIADVVSETIRQKQSEMSLPLPSRARSELSFGGASSVISGRGGDEDKASLLSGASYSSAVSQGRGRTPSVLSAGGSSSISGLSGQGSALDSTLGSKKNKITTTSVPLFSLFQDQVNLGKLDAMDKEIKSEMRGKMATYEKKKILEDNKRSTLYKKKKPKEDEDEEEERKQKEEEFLEEAKKKEKPKRTYGLSGCLNLNPELEKDKNTSIDDWLQSVRPPARKPASGAEVGPPEDLYDDLDASASEFDFSSRRASYAAEDDEETTYGVTSRYRSRLHEDLASEDADYSNNGFAPSHSYSRVGRSYDDGTESYSNFSTSRRFTHQYGSSDTEGSSRSRREEADREDEEDDIATFIAQTRQRIRARAAAEAKDDEVLAAWRAQQEAKSQSRGES is encoded by the exons ATGTACAGAAACCTGATAAGCAAACATgactcctcctccagctgtaGTACTCGAGTAAAAGTACTCAGTTACTTGTGTGTGGTGTCGGGTGTCTGGGGGAGGACCGCTCTAACTTTAGGAGGTCTGTCAGTTCCACCAGCCACTTCAGAGGAGAGAACACACTTCAG tCTCAGCATCAGGAAGAGAGGTGGGATCTTGGTTGCCATGGCGTCGGCCAATGAGAGCGGGGAGCTGGGCGATCAGACGGTACCTGATGAaggcgaggaggaggagaggagcgtCCGAGGAGTCCAGGCTCATTACCTCCGCTGTCCCTCACCCAG TTTCTCCATGGCATCAGAGTCCAGGTTCTCCATGATCTCTGGGTCCGATGCCGCCAGCATCTTCATGGAGCCCATCCACCTTTCCTCCGCCATCGCTGCCAAGAAGATCATCAACGAGG AGCTGCCTCCTCGTGGTGTTTACACCGAGTCCATCCCAGAGTCCATGCTGGAGACGGCCGAGCAGCTGATGGTGGAGGATCTTTACAACCGAGTCCGGGACATGATCGACGACCGCAGCCCCTACAACACCCCCTGTGTGCTGGACATCCAGAGGGCCATGGTGCAGGACCGCCTGGAGGCTCCCGTCAACCCCGTGGACGAGGTGTGGCCCAACATCTACATCGCCGAGAA GTCTGTTGCGGTTAATAAGGCCCGTCTGAAGAGAATGGGCATCACACACATCCTGAACACGGCTCACGGCACCGGAGTCTACACCAGCCAGTCCTTCTATGCCGGCATGAACATCCAGTACCTGGGAATCGAGGTGGACGACTTCCCCGACGCCGACATCTCCACACACTTCAGACCCACCGCCGAGTTCCTGGACGAGGCTCTGCTGACGCACAAAG GAAAGGTTCTAGTGGTTTCCATGATGGGCGTGAGTCGCTCCGCCGTCCTGGTGGCGTCCTACCTGATGATCTTCCAGCACATGTCCATCATGGAGGCGCTGACGTCCATGAGGAAGAAACGCCCCATCAACCCCAACGAAGGCTTCCTGAAGCAGCTGCGAGAACTCAACGAGAACCTGATGGAGGAGCGAGACGACGATGACGAAACGCTCAGCCAGTGCTCCGTGATTGACGCCCGCACCCGCGCTCGCATCTTCGGCGAAGGTGgagattatgatgatgatgatgatgatgatgatgatacagATACAGATAAAGAGGAAGAGCAGAGCATGATCGAGGTGAAAGCTAACTCCAtcatgatggaggaggaggaggatggagaaagCGTGATGAGCAGCGTCGCctcatctgctgctgcagcgcTCAGAAATGGGCTGATGGGAATTCAGAACGGGTCGGACACCCGGACTGGTCAGGAGGAGCTGGTTCTGCCTGAGGATGGCAGGGAGGACAGCGACGATGACGACGGTCTGGACAGCATGATCCGCGAGTGGCAGCGGAGAAACGAGAAATACCAGAACGACGAGTGGTGGGAGGCGCAGCTCAACAGCGACGTGGAGGACGGGGAGTCTGTCATAGGACGTCGTCCAAAGAAGACTAAAGATGTGGACGCCGACATGGAGAGTGTCACCAGCGAGGACGTACGAGCTGTGAAAGAACATCTGAAGCGTCGAAACAGACGTCCGCCCTCAGACGCGATGTCCACCTCCAGCTGCACGAGTTACTCTGATCTTTGGAGGCAGCGGCTGAGGGAGATCGAAGAACAAGCTGCTGCTCGCTACCGCAAAAAAGAAGATGATGAAGGCAGCGAGAGCACTGCCACAGAGGGAGAACCAGGAAAGAAGAAGATCGACGATGAGGTGGACAGCATCATCTCCGACTCCAGTTCCATGTACAACTTCTGCCAGAAGAATAAGGAGAAGATGACACCGTTGGAGCGCTGGCGCATCAAGAGGATCCAGTTCGGCTGGAACAAGAAAGATCGTGAAGACGGAGAGAAAAGTTCTGTCGCTGACGGAGAGAAAGGTGACGGCGAGGGAGATGCCAAGACACCGTCCTTTGAAGATGTCAACCTGACGGCATATCAGGCCTGGAAGCTGAGGCAGCAGAAGCGTCTCGGGGAGGAGAACATGGATGAGATTCTGGAGATGAGTCGAGGTGAGGACTCAGCAACGGTCAAGAGGAGGCAAAGACGTGAAGAGATTCTGGAGCGTGCGAAGAAGACTTTAGAAGAAAGTCAGTCCGTGTGTGGCTGGGAGGCTGAGAGCTGCATTAGTGGAGGAACCATACCTCTGTCGGCCTTCTGGGCCGGAGCCGGCGTCACCGGGCCGCCGAGCGTCGCCAACGATGACAACATGTCCATGCTCAGTGGGAGGTCCTCTGTCATATCTTCAGTTTCACAACCTCGCAGCACAAGATCCTCACAATCTGTCGGCCCCATGAATCCTGTTCCTCCAGTTCCTCCCATCCTCCCAGTTTCAACTGTTCAAGGCCCCGTAGGAGAACCGATGGTCAACCTGAGCAGCATCCAGAACTGGATCGCCGACGTCGTTTCTGAGACGATCAGACAGAAGCAGAGTGAAATGAGCCTGCCTCTTCCTTCACGGGCTCGTTCTGAGCTGAGCTTTGGAGGTGCATCCAGCGTGATCTCAGGTCGAGGTGGAGACGAAGACAAGGCGTCCCTGCTGAGTGGAGCTTCCTACTCCAGCGCTGTGTCCCAGGGCCGTGGCAGGACGCCGTCCGTCCTGTCAGCCGGCGGGTCCAGCAGCATCTCAGGACTCAGCGGTCAAGGATCGGCCCTGGACTCCACCCTGGGCTCCAAGAAGAACAAGATCACCACCACCAGCGTGCCCCTGTTCAGCCTCTTCCAGGACCAGGTCAACCTGGGCAAACTGGACGCCATGGACAAGGAGATCAAATCTGAGATGAGGGGCAAGATGGCGACCTACGAAAAGAAGaagatcctggaggacaacAAGCGCAGCACTCTgtacaagaagaagaaacccaaggaggatgaagacgaggaggaggagaggaagcaaAAAGAGGAGGAGTTTCTTGAGGaggcaaagaaaaaagagaaaccgAAGAGGACTTACGGCCTCTCCGGGTGTCTGAATCTGAACCCGGAGCTGGAGAAAGATAAAAACACGAGCATCGACGACTGGCTGCAAAGCGTCCGACCTCCTGCCAGAAAACCCGCCTCAGGAGCAGAAGTTGGTCCTCCAGAGGATCTGTACGATGATCTCGATGCCTCTGCTTCTGAATTCGACTTCTCCAGCCGCAGGGCCTCTTATGCTGCAGAAGACGACGAGGAAACGACATACGGCGTCACTTCCAGATACCGGTCAAGGCTTCACGAAGATCTAGCGAGTGAAGACGCCGATTATTCCAACAACGGCTTCGCTCCGTCCCACAGCTACAGCCGGGTAGGAAGGTCGTACGACGATGGAACGGAGAGCTACAGCAACTTCTCCACCAGCAGGAGGTTCACTCATCAATATGGAAGCAGCGATACAgaaggcagcagcaggagcaggaggGAGGAAGCTGACAGAGAAGACGAGGAAGACGACATCGCCACCTTCATCGCCCAAACCAGACAGAGGATCAGAGCTCGAGCTGCAGCCGAAGCCAAAGACGACGAAGTCCTCGCTGCTTGGAGGGCGCAGCAGGAAGCCAAGTCACAGAGCAGAGGGGAGTCGTAG